TGTCCACAAAATTGAAAGTATTGTCTCAAACTTGTATATCCACCCTCTTCTCCTCACCTAATCCCAGATGTCTCCAAGCTGTAACGATGTGTCAGGAAAGGAGCTTCAGCCGCGCAGACAGAGGCGGAGTCATATCCCAGACAAACCCAACTACTCCCTCAATTTGTGGAGCATCATGAAGAACTGCATCGGCAAGGAGCTTTCTAAAATCCCCATGCCTGTAAGTATAGGCATGCTCCCGGTTCTTCTTGCTGGCAGGTAAATCTGTGAGGATTGCATCTTATGAGTTTCTCTCCTTTATCTTCCTTTCAGGTAAACTTTAATGAGCCTCTGTCGATGCTGCAGCGCCTCACCGAGGACCTGGAGTATCACGAGCTTCTAGACAAGGCAGCCCGCTGTGACTCCTCACTAGAACAGATGTGCCTGGTCGCTGCCTTCTCTGTCTCTTCCTACTCAACCACGGTCCACCGGACAGCCAAGCCCTTCAACCCCCTCCTGGGCGAAACGTACGAGCTTGATCGCTTGGAGGAATTTGGCTACCGCTCGCTGTGTGAGCAGGTAATGGCACAGCTACAGAGAGATTTTGTTTGCATGCTTCCTGATGTGCACGCACAGttattcaacacacacacacacacacacacacacacacacacacacacacacacacacacacacacatacatacacacacacacacacacacacacacacacacggcagtACACAAGGTTAAACAGagactttgtgtttctgtgtcctCTTAGGTGAGCCATCACCCACCTGCAGCTGCACATCATGTGATTTCCCAAAGAGGCTGGACCTTATGGCAGGAAATCACCATCGCCAGCAAGTTCCGTGGCAAATACCTCTCCATAATGCCTCTGGGTAAGACCACTAACAAACTTCATGCGTAAATAAAGGCTCCATAATGCACACTAAACAGCACGAGTGTTAAGGCAAGAAAGACTCCAGAGTCAGTAGCAGAGCAGTGATCTGCCACCGTGCAATCTAAAGCTAGTGTGAAGATTAATCTGGAGGGTTTTATGACCCTTCTGGCACACACATAAATATGGGTACAAAGGGAGTTCTGTACTGAGAGCTCAAATAGATGTAAGCGGTCCAGATCGAGCCAAAAGGATGCAGTGGTAATTCTGACATACCCTACTTCATGTTATATCCCTGCTGTGTTGTGCTATGTAATAGAAAATCATGTAAGTAGTGATATATAAATCTTCTGAGGCTTATTTGACATTGAAACGAGGTGGAAATGCATTGCCTGTGCTCAGACCATTAATGTGCTGGATGATAGATTCAGAAGcacaaaaccaaacaataaTGCGCAACTGCAAATTAGCAATAAAGCAGATGTGAGAATCTGTCTTTTGTCGCCGTGTGTCCCCAGGTGCCATTCACCTGCAGTTCCACGCCAGCGGGAACCACTATGTATGGAGAAAAGTCACCTCCACAGTGCACAACATCATTGTGGGCAAGCTGTGGATTGACCAGGTCTGTTTATTATGTTTACTTTATCCACATCACGCCTTAATACCACTGAGCTTCCTGAAAAGCCCGTAGATATTTTCTTCTAGCAGAGGTGTGTGGCACAGACCAGCAGAGTAGGACTGAAGAGGGGAATCAACGTAAAGCTTTATAACAATTCAACAAGTAGCTCCACAATCTCCGGGGATTTGTCTTTAGCTTTGATCTAAATAACAACCTCTTGTTTCTTTGAGATGCCCCAGTTATTGTGTGGAGGGAGGTTTGAGGGGCAGGCTTCACATGTGTCTATTTGGAACTATAAAACCCCATCCACCTCCACcccctacattttttttttcctgtcctgCTTTCGTGTGTCACATCCATCTGTcagtgtgcatttgtgtttgaatgCTCATTTTAAAGAAtccatgaagaagaaaaacacacagattaTATCCGCTGGAATATAAGCTCCTGTGTATAATAACAAAGCATCAACCTGTTCCTAACAcgaaaaagtaaaagtacaaatatcCTAAATTACTGAATATTTGTGGTATTTGTTTCTTAAAGGTACTCTACAGACTTGAGTTacattcaatttcaattcagtttttttatatggcaccaaatcacagcactCACCTTAATGTGCTTCACATTGTAAGCTAAAGACCCTACCATGATAGAGACATAACCAACCCCATGTCCCTCTCTGAGCAAGCATTTAGTGAAAATTGGAAGCAAGGAAAGGAAACGatctaaaaataaattactCACATTAGGGTCTGTTTTCTGATCAGATGTACAAATgctatcagtttttttttccttttgagtGTAACAAAATCACCAGCTCTGTGTTGAGATAAATGTAGTTTTGTCATCTCTGTATTGTATTGTTCTCTTCAGTATATTCACCTTCATTCTCTGTGCATTGTTCTGTCACTCGGCTGTCCTCCTTTGCAGAACGGGGTCACCCAAACAGCTTCATATTAACCTACAGCTACACTCTCTGTGGTTGGCTATAGCGGAGCACAATTGTCAGTAATAAAACAGCTGAAACGAGCGAGGCACTGACAAAGAGTGTATTTTTACATCACAATCACACCTGCATAAACCTTCGTTTTCTCTGCATGGTggctatttttaatattttcttttcatggCTGTCATATGCTGCAAAATCAGATTAACCCTGTAACACCCAAGTGTATCTTTTTTGATagatgatttttattttcttttttttatttgtcaaaaGTTTTAATAAACCACAAATAAATAGGATTTTCTGAAACATTTTTCATGGTTTGGGCTTTACAGGGTTAAGCATGAGACCTTAAAGGTACAACCCACTGCAGTGTCCAGCACTGTGCATGCACATCCTTGCAGGACAATGCAAGGACCTGCTTACCACATGGCTTGTTTGCAGTAACAAGAGTAGTACTTCTACACATAAGCAcattgttttagtttgtttagtgtgtgtgacagatgGACAGGTAGAATGAAATAGTGGTGGATTTACCTTGACTCTCATTCCAAATTGAATCTTCTAACTCCTGACTCACTGTGAAACTCGCTGTGATATGTTCACTGGCTCAAATGTCATTGTTCTCTCTTTCTTGctctcattctgtattttttgcttgtctgtgtttgtgcagtCGGGAGACATTGAGATTGTGAATCACAGGACCAAGGAGACCTGCCAGCTCAAGTTCTCTCCCTACAGTTATTTCTCCAGGGATGTTCCACGCAAGGTAAACTCTTTGTTTTCCACACTCTGCTGACACCCAGCCTGGGTGTGACGTTGCGGTGTGGGGTTCATTTGTGTGATGCTGCCTCCTGCTGGACAATACCAACAAATGTATTGCTTTGTGTAATAAGCTTAGTGTATGAAGGCAGATCTCAATAACACCCTTTTGTGTTGTAACACTTACTTGAATAAAGAGCACATTTATTTGTTTGGAGCAAATTTAAATGTAGTCATCTTCTACTGATGGGACTGGGTATTTACATACCTAACATTACGtggaaagagcagctctgtgcttgtgtttctagcttctgttttctctttttttccaggTGACAGGTGTGGTGGCAGACAGCGGGGGCCAGGCTCACTACATCCTCTCTGGTACGTGGGATGAGAAAATGGAAAGCGCCAAGATTGTCCAGAGCAGCCGAGGAGGCAGCGGGTCAGAGGGCAAGCAGAAGATGGTCTACCAGACTCTGTCCCCCAAACTGCTGTGGAAGAAATACCCGCTCCCGTAAGCCAACAGCCATAGCTGAGTAAACAGCTGCGATGTGCGATAAATGTCATGGCTTGCAGAACTCCACAGTGTACCTTATGTCAATTACTTCTTGCCTTGTCAGGGAGAACGCTGAGAACATGTACCATTTCTCAGCTCTGGCACTAACCTTAAATGAGCTGGAGGATGGAGTGGCAACGACCGACAGCCGTCTGAGACCAGACCAGAGGCTGATGGAGGACGGGCGATGGGATGAAGCAAACTCCGAAAAACAGAGGCTAGAGGAGAAACAAAGAGCAGTGAGAAGGAGGAGGGAAGCAGAGGCCTCAGACGCTCTGGATGAAGGTATGAGACTGAGAACagtgagagtgagtgtgtgtctgtctgcgtcTAGTGAtgagaaaggagaaagaaagcaaGAGTCAGGGCATAAAGTTATCAAATAGGCCAACTTATTTTATGCATGTATGGTAGTAAAAGTCCCAATCATTATTAGATTAGACAATGTCAGGTGGGAGCTGGAGCATTATTTTACTTCAAATATCAGTACAACAGATAAATCACTGAATTAGAAAATCCCTCAATAGAAATATTTGATTAAAATGGATCTGTGGCATGCTGTGCTACATAATCAAGGCTGAGCTCATACCCAAGTATTAGATCAAATGATTAATAAGCAGTAACTGAATAATTTACCTAAGCTTCTTGATCTCTATAATTTGGATGTAAGAGTTTTAAGAGTTCACGTTAAGGAAGCAGGGCTCATTAAGAGAACTAAGAAGAGAtggttataataaataaataaagagtttAAATCTTACAGGGACCTCAGCAGACACTTTTCATCCTCGTGGCATTCCTGTCTGTGTGTTGTGCGTAGGCTAGATTGTTTTTGATGTACCCATgacttgtctttcttttcctccctctaTTGATGGTCAGAGTGTGATTATGACTCTGGTGAGTGGGGGTTGCCCTGTACCCCTCCGTTGTGCATCactcccacatacacacacacaaacacacaaacgccATCCTCTGTGTTACTCTGTGTGGTCTGCCTCAGTGTTGGGAACTGCATGAAACCCTTCTCATGTCAATTTCTCCAAATAATgactcaggaaaaaaaacactttttcctGCACACATGCAACATTTTCATTCAGAACTGGCCTCGGTAACATGTTGCATTTAAGAAAATGATTTAAGATTACAAGTATTCTCAGTGTGCTCTGGTGAAGCCACATTAGCAAGTGATTAGATTGGATTTCTTCCTGCATTGCCattatgctttttcttttttctttttttcgatTGGACACTTTTCTGATGcacttttttagttttttttttttttatatgcttgttttttgttttgactgCTCTTTTTATGAAACAGATTCATTTTTCAGTTCAGGGACTTCCAAAAGTTTGAGTATAGCTCCTTCACCATGATTCTTTCAGGTTTTGGCATATTTGCACAATGTGTGCTCATTTGTTTCTTTATCACTACTATATGCATTGTATGAAGGTGAAATGATCTGAGTGTGAATAGCCTGCGAGTGTGGCTTCTCCATTAGAGGATAATCGGATCAAACCAATGGATTAAtacctgtgattttttttcccccctcacagGTAGAGAATATGAAGGCTACCAGCCATTGTGGTTTTACCAGAGGAGGGACTCAGTTACTGGAGAGACAAGCTTTGTGTACAAGGGGGGTTACTGGGAGGCAAAGGAGAGACAGGACTGGAGCCTGTGTCCTGACATCTTCTAACCCAGGAACCTCCTCTGGGATCACACCTAACCTCATGAGACAGTGAACCGCTCCACCTCTGGTCCTTAAGCAGTGGAGCGAACGAGCACCATGtggaccttttttttcttttttttgtgtaaaCATGAGAATGTGTATGTTTCGCACACTCTCAGATTACACTGTACCTCCAAATGTACACTCTATGGGCGTTCCCTGAGTAGTCCTTTTTGACACTATACTCAAACAGCAGTGAGATCACGTGTGGATGCGAGATAACAGAGTTGTAACACCACACAGTAAAGCTAACCCGCTCAGTCCTGATGCTCTGGTGCGCCGGAAATGCTACACACACtgcacttttctgtgttcactCCACTACAGAGTTTCCCAAATTGGATAGAAACCCACATCAAAGCTGCTCATGAttataaactgattaaaaagaataaagagggacataaaaacagaacacacaacAGTATTTCAGTATTTGTAAGAAAAATGTCTTCACCCTCAGTTTTATTCAGTACAACAGAGATTAATCTGGGCCTACTTTATTAATCAGCCCCCTCATTTTCTTTATGGTAAACATTTTAAGTGCTCATTATTTGCCTCTTTTGATATGTTAAAGCCGGGCTTAGAGCAACCACCGGTCACAGGGAAAACGTGTGTTTATTTCCCAACCGGCTGACGAGTGATTGCTGACAGTTGCTGTGAGATCGACTGCTAAAACTCCATttacaggcctagagaccagtcgGTCACCTCTCCTCCAGGAACCACCGGTCACTAAGGAAGCGTGTATATTACGAGATcggttggcaagtggttgcagGAAGTTGCAGACGCTTGCATGAAATTGGTTCATGCAAGAGGTTTTCGGTGCTGCATTGAAAACCTCTTTGTGCCAAACTATGTCCGTGACTGAGGTATAGAAAGTAATGGATGAAGACTCTGAAATAGTCACAGCTTTGATTGCATGTGTTATAAACTATGGAGAGTCAACGTGTTCAGTAAATATCAAAGAAAAGCataattaaatacagagaaatgaATGTACGAATAATCACATAATTAACTACAGAAAATGTATCTAATACAACCATAAAGTGAGAAAAAGAATCAGACTAACCTCTGTGTGTCGGCTTATAGGTTTTACTTTATTCagtgttaaatattttatttataaatagttgggggggtttttttcatCAAGAAGTCTGAGGACAAGTGGGGCAGAGCCCATGTGATTGATTTGTGATATAACGGGCTCTATAAGTCAGAATTAGCTGACAGACTCTGTGTTGTTATGGAAGAAGATGTTATTCTGGgggaaaaagttaaaaaaaatttaaaaaggttTGGTTAAAGTGGTTTTTGTCTTAAAAGCTGCTAGAATGAAATAAAACCAGATATTAGGTTTTATGAtgtattatctttttttttttctaaattcatgtgtgttttaaatttttatggTTCTGTTATACATTTTCTGTATTGGTTCGTCAGACGGATTCATTCTAAATatatttgtatttcattttcaaCACATTGAGTCTCCATAATCTACAGCTGTTTGATTGATCCACTAGAGATTGGTTTATCTCAACTAATGAAATATGCATCAAGGCAGTaatcctttttccatttggACTGGATAATAAGTTTTCCCTTTAGGGACGTGCAATTAGTCTCTTCATGTTAGTTATATTAGAAATATGAGCTGTCTCTATGCTTCATTGGATCTCAATCATCTTAACATTTTCCATTTGTGACTCTGATTAGGAAAAATTATATAGTAGTAGTTTGATTATAACACATTAGTGCAACTGCAGTGGTGACATTAAAACACTTGTATCACTGTCACGGGAATCTCCATCAAAGACCTGAATAAGCACTTTTCACTGTGGTTGACTAGAGGTTAGTACATATCTGTGTTGATGTTGAGAAAATCTCACTCTGTACATGAACACTATCTTGTCCTCTGGTGCTCTCCCGTGGCAACACTTACCATATCATCAGTGATCGTTTTAACTAGCATCATCTTCAGTGATCGTACAAAGTATTAAGTCTGCGCCTGATCACTGAGGCGTTCACAAGTAAACATTATTCCGGGAACACACCGGTTTCTTCTCACTAGTTCCACAGCATCCATCCCTCACTAGTTTGTAGTCCAGATGTTTCCAGTGGGGTTACTGAATTTGACACTGGAGCGGGTACTCCAAGGAACCCAGAGTGGCTTCAGTTGATAGGAGGTCAAAGGTTATAGAAGCAGACAGGGCTGGTTCCTGTAGCGCTCCTCTTTGCAGTCAGCTGTAGCCACAGAGGACAAGCCCGAGCGGCCACTCCAGGCTCTCTGCAGCTCATTTGCCATTTGTGGACTTGCTGATCTGGGATCAGCTCACAGAGGTACACTGAGTCTTTTGCCTTTAACTGACTGAATAAGGGAACGAGTCCCCTGACCTGTGCACTACAAGTCTACAGTGACAAgagttttgaagaaaaaaaaaaaaaaaacagtcgatatttttttgtaattattgttaGGAATGTAGAATTCATGGCTAGAGGTATTGTATCTACCATCCAGCCTATTTGTGTGAATATTTTGTGATAAAACGATGATATTGTAAAAGAAGAATTATACTAATGTGAGTATTGAGTTCTCTGTACAGCAGAGGTTAAGGAGGGGGTAGAGGGGGGACTAAATGAGCCTGAGGATAGACACTAACTCAGAGGTGCCCTCAATTTGGCCAAAAACTGTGTTAACACActgaaaataaaggtttttttaTATAGTTCTTAATACTAACATGTTGTTAGCTGTGGTTCGGTTATTCAGTTATTTCCTCTGATGTGCGGGTCATGcaaatgtaaaacacacacacacacacacacactggaaagGAAATCCCTTCACACAAGTAAGGAATGCTAGGATTTAGCCGATAGAGTGAATTTTAAGTGTGATAATATGAGCTCTTAATGTTTACCTGTCTGATTCTTTAGCAGTGAACTAATGATAGTGGAGAAGTGAATACTGTCACTTTTACTCATTTACACAAAAGGTTTTCTTACAGTTTTGAGTTGTGGTTGTCATGAGCATGGTCACTTGTTAAAAGGAATAATTTAGTGTTTGgaaattcattttgttttgaaatttgcTGGAGTTGGATGAGAAGATGAAGCCTTCTCTTGTTGTAAATATGAAGCTACAGACGGCAGTTTAGCTTAGCtgtactcaaaaaaaaaaactggaaacgGGGTAGCTCGGCTCTGACCACCCATCAGCCCCTCTAAATTTCACCTCCATCTTTGCTGGAAGTTTGCCGCTTTGGTGCCAGGAAGAAGTCTTGCACATAACTAAAGATGGAAGTTAAACCTGATGTACCCAAAATTTGGTACCAAAAACTGTcttgaaaaatgaaacaaataagaTTCACGTTAGTTTATCAGATCTCCAGCTGCTGGTAGCTTATATCCTGTTTCCAGTCCTCTTAATCCTAAAAAGTGACTGCTGCCTGTAGCCTTACAATGTGTCGTATTGGAGAGAAGGAGGCACATAAGCACATTTCCCAAAGTGTTGAgccttttctttatattttctttctgcTATCCTTCTTTTCTATTTCATAAATGTGTATCGAAGACTTGTCATTGTACATCGGAGCGATTTGAACATGACGAAAATGTGGAGGTTCCCTGCAGATTTACTTTAATAAATTGTGTTTGagattattttatatttgagaATGCATATTATATTTTGAATGATAATGGAGAGCTCATCTTAGGTTTAAATCAATATATTTCCAAACAAAAAGATGACCTCAGTACTTGATGTTGACTTGCCTACTGAAGTTGTCCCTTTTAAGGGCCTGTACAGTA
This region of Pelmatolapia mariae isolate MD_Pm_ZW linkage group LG12, Pm_UMD_F_2, whole genome shotgun sequence genomic DNA includes:
- the osbp2b gene encoding oxysterol-binding protein 2 isoform X3; its protein translation is MSEQGKGSASASAAAPAPGSDTYKGWLFKWTNYLKGYQRRWFVLSNGLLSYYRTQAEMAHTCRGTINLATAHIDTEDACNIVLSSGGRTYHLKASTEVERQRWVTALELAKAKAIRMMNDQSDDSGDEEPTSQSDRSEIQGTLKILISKLDDLSTCNDLIAKHGAALQRSLSELEGLKVPVEGGEKIKAVNERATLFRITSNAMINACRDFLDLAETHSRRWQRALQYEREQRTHLEETIEQLAKQHNSLERAWREAPTLVSSAPSAPTTNKGSERSRKEEASDEDEDTEYFDAMEDSPAFITVTASESTQHRRSQSNLSGASGGQPGDWNQDDHMSPSCNDVSGKELQPRRQRRSHIPDKPNYSLNLWSIMKNCIGKELSKIPMPVNFNEPLSMLQRLTEDLEYHELLDKAARCDSSLEQMCLVAAFSVSSYSTTVHRTAKPFNPLLGETYELDRLEEFGYRSLCEQVSHHPPAAAHHVISQRGWTLWQEITIASKFRGKYLSIMPLGAIHLQFHASGNHYVWRKVTSTVHNIIVGKLWIDQSGDIEIVNHRTKETCQLKFSPYSYFSRDVPRKVTGVVADSGGQAHYILSGTWDEKMESAKIVQSSRGGSGSEGKQKMVYQTLSPKLLWKKYPLPENAENMYHFSALALTLNELEDGVATTDSRLRPDQRLMEDGRWDEANSEKQRLEEKQRAVRRRREAEASDALDEECDYDSGREYEGYQPLWFYQRRDSVTGETSFVYKGGYWEAKERQDWSLCPDIF
- the osbp2b gene encoding oxysterol-binding protein 2 isoform X1, with the protein product MSEQGKGSASASAAAPAPGSDTYKGWLFKWTNYLKGYQRRWFVLSNGLLSYYRSVDLCFMRICAQGTDRTQAEMAHTCRGTINLATAHIDTEDACNIVLSSGGRTYHLKASTEVERQRWVTALELAKAKAIRMMNDQSDDSGDEEPTSQSDRSEIQGTLKILISKLDDLSTCNDLIAKHGAALQRSLSELEGLKVPVEGGEKIKAVNERATLFRITSNAMINACRDFLDLAETHSRRWQRALQYEREQRTHLEETIEQLAKQHNSLERAWREAPTLVSSAPSAPTTNKGSERSRKEEASDEDEDTEYFDAMEDSPAFITVTASESTQHRRSQSNLSGASGGQPGDWNQDDHMSPSCNDVSGKELQPRRQRRSHIPDKPNYSLNLWSIMKNCIGKELSKIPMPVNFNEPLSMLQRLTEDLEYHELLDKAARCDSSLEQMCLVAAFSVSSYSTTVHRTAKPFNPLLGETYELDRLEEFGYRSLCEQVSHHPPAAAHHVISQRGWTLWQEITIASKFRGKYLSIMPLGAIHLQFHASGNHYVWRKVTSTVHNIIVGKLWIDQSGDIEIVNHRTKETCQLKFSPYSYFSRDVPRKVTGVVADSGGQAHYILSGTWDEKMESAKIVQSSRGGSGSEGKQKMVYQTLSPKLLWKKYPLPENAENMYHFSALALTLNELEDGVATTDSRLRPDQRLMEDGRWDEANSEKQRLEEKQRAVRRRREAEASDALDEGREYEGYQPLWFYQRRDSVTGETSFVYKGGYWEAKERQDWSLCPDIF
- the osbp2b gene encoding oxysterol-binding protein 2 isoform X4, translated to MSEQGKGSASASAAAPAPGSDTYKGWLFKWTNYLKGYQRRWFVLSNGLLSYYRTQAEMAHTCRGTINLATAHIDTEDACNIVLSSGGRTYHLKASTEVERQRWVTALELAKAKAIRMMNDQSDDSGDEEPTSQSDRSEIQGTLKILISKLDDLSTCNDLIAKHGAALQRSLSELEGLKVPVEGGEKIKAVNERATLFRITSNAMINACRDFLDLAETHSRRWQRALQYEREQRTHLEETIEQLAKQHNSLERAWREAPTLVSSAPSAPTTNKGSERSRKEEASDEDEDTEYFDAMEDSPAFITVTASESTQHRRSQSNLSGASGGQPGDWNQDDHMSPSCNDVSGKELQPRRQRRSHIPDKPNYSLNLWSIMKNCIGKELSKIPMPVNFNEPLSMLQRLTEDLEYHELLDKAARCDSSLEQMCLVAAFSVSSYSTTVHRTAKPFNPLLGETYELDRLEEFGYRSLCEQVSHHPPAAAHHVISQRGWTLWQEITIASKFRGKYLSIMPLGAIHLQFHASGNHYVWRKVTSTVHNIIVGKLWIDQSGDIEIVNHRTKETCQLKFSPYSYFSRDVPRKVTGVVADSGGQAHYILSGTWDEKMESAKIVQSSRGGSGSEGKQKMVYQTLSPKLLWKKYPLPENAENMYHFSALALTLNELEDGVATTDSRLRPDQRLMEDGRWDEANSEKQRLEEKQRAVRRRREAEASDALDEGREYEGYQPLWFYQRRDSVTGETSFVYKGGYWEAKERQDWSLCPDIF
- the osbp2b gene encoding oxysterol-binding protein 2 isoform X2, which gives rise to MSEQGKGSASASAAAPAPGSDTYKGWLFKWTNYLKGYQRRWFVLSNGLLSYYRSVDLCFMRICAQGTDRTQAEMAHTCRGTINLATAHIDTEDACNIVLSSGGRTYHLKASTEVERQRWVTALELAKAKAIRMMNDQSDDSGDEEPTSQSDRSEIQGTLKILISKLDDLSTCNDLIAKHGAALQRSLSELEGLKVPVEGGEKIKAVNERATLFRITSNAMINACRDFLDLAETHSRRWQRALQYEREQRTHLEETIEQLAKQHNSLERAWREAPTLVSSAPSAPTTNKGSERSRKEEASDEDEDTEYFDAMEDSPAFITVTASESTQHRRSQSNLSGASGGQPGDWNQDDHMSPSCNDVSGKELQPRRQRRSHIPDKPNYSLNLWSIMKNCIGKELSKIPMPVNFNEPLSMLQRLTEDLEYHELLDKAARCDSSLEQMCLVAAFSVSSYSTTVHRTAKPFNPLLGETYELDRLEEFGYRSLCEQVSHHPPAAAHHVISQRGWTLWQEITIASKFRGKYLSIMPLGAIHLQFHASGNHYVWRKVTSTVHNIIVGKLWIDQSGDIEIVNHRTKETCQLKFSPYSYFSRDVPRKVTGVVADSGGQAHYILSGTWDEKMESAKIVQSSRGGSGSEGKQKMVYQTLSPKLLWKKYPLPENAENMYHFSALALTLNELEDGVATTDSRLRPDQRLMEDGRWDEANSEKQRLEEKQRAVRRRREAEASDALDEECDYDSGREYEGYQPLWFYQRRDSVTGETSFVYKGGYWEAKERQDWSLCPDIF